From one Lolium rigidum isolate FL_2022 chromosome 4, APGP_CSIRO_Lrig_0.1, whole genome shotgun sequence genomic stretch:
- the LOC124650062 gene encoding uncharacterized protein LOC124650062 yields the protein MSGEHESSDGGHRIGTTVSGMVKYPEEEQVLFKNSPFFLYCKMAGVKERLGGRHRIFTTVGVNNPEEELVIRFFNDIYEMNQYLLELKSDCPVEMTDIEKRVYHMAVENMGRELIDGIRRNYIDPTSYDLLKPLSGKKPLFGKMVEMLDQFTMDDMHKRAVEKLMVYDPKRKVRVPSRFCSFHLAGFNLDEESTAQLGPPYEPSLSSPETGLTNYVTADAHYKLANYCTDVVSIRVVKAGPQYRYPVKVYGKVIARDEIDYKCVYLFNRERKDAQTITSEKDMLALTGPCRALVTLGFMYFEFDLKVNDEDEPDKEVQFSKGVIPYYCKADRKRIILQLPSFQSTVKLVLQHVDLPVAASIEVSVQQENDGPFVGKITAGTTRSYMQHTVLYDSSVPSSEGLLRENGALALNRNLVAVNGYVGDPALEEDEKLVLYVCFLDADHEIEDEDEEDPEPEDDDDEEEEEEEDADDEEEDDEEGDEEEDEQEVYKNVVALKCPLRVAVWEYGGRKLQVKVNWTAILDSPKDTDFFHRQACLPAGCSFDYRWGTVFD from the exons ATGTCGGGCGAGCACGAGAGTTCGGACGGCGGCCATCGAATCGGCACGACA GTGTCGGGCATGGTTAAGTATCCGGAGGAGGAACAGGTACTTTTCAAGAATTCTCCCTTCTTCTTGTACTGCAAGATGGCGGGCGTGAAAGAGAGGTTGGGCGGCCGCCATCGAATCTTCACGACG GTCGGGGTCAACAATCCGGAGGAGGAACTGGTCATCCGATTTTTTAACGACATATATGAGATGAATCAATATCTTCTCGAGCTCAAGAGTGATTGTCCTGTCGAGATGACGGATATTGAAAAGCGGGTCTATCATATGGCCGTCGAGAATATGGGCCGTGAGCTCATCGATGGCATCAGACGTAATTACATTGATCCGACCAGCTATGATCTGTTAAAGCCGCTCAGCGGTAAGAAACCCCTCTTTGGTAAAATGGTGGAAATGCTGGATCAGTTTACAATGGATGATATGCACAAGAGAGCAGTTGAGAAGCTCATGGTCTacgatcccaagaggaaggttcgTGTCCCTAGCAGGTTCTGCAGCTTCCACCTGGCCGGATTCAACCTTGATGAGGAGT CTACTGCTCAACTTGGGCCACCGTATGAACCCTCATTGTCATCCCCAGAGACGGGGTTGACTAATTATGTTACAGCAGATGCACATTATAAGCTGGCGAATTATTGCACCGACGTTGTTTCCATTAGGGTTGTCAAAGCTGGTCCACAGTACAGATACCCAGTCAAGGTTTATGGGAAAGTTATCGCCAGGGATGAGATTGACTACAAATGTGTCTATCTGTTCAACCGTGAAAGAAAGGATGCCCAGACTATCACTTCAGAG AAGGATATGTTAGCTCTGACAGGTCCATGCCGAGCATTGGTTACATTAGGCTTTATGTATTTTGAGTTCGATTTAAAGGTCAATGACGAGGATGAGCCTGACAAAGAGGTGCAGTTTAGCAAAGGTGTAATACCGTATTATTGCAAAGCAGATCGCAAGCGCATCATCTTGCAGCTACCTAGTTTCCAGAGTACAGTGAAATTGGTATTGCAACATGTGGACCTTCCGGTGGCAGCTAGCATTGAAGTCAGTGTCCAACAAGAGAACGATGGCCCGTTTGTTGGTAAAATAACAGCTGGGACAACTAGAAGTTATATGCAGCATACAGTTCTATATGATAGTAGTGTGCCATCTAGCGAGGGCTTGTTGAGAGAAAATGGCGCTCTTGCGCTAAATCGAAACCTGGTAGCTGTCAACGGGTATGTAGGAGACCCTGCGCTTGAGGAAGATGAAAAACTGGTGCTCTATGTTTGTTTTCTTGATGCTGATCATGAGAtcgaggatgaggatgaggaagaCCCTGAgcctgaggatgatgatgatgaggaggaggaggaggaggaggatgctgatgatgaggaggaggatgatgaggaaggggatgaggaagaggatgagcaAGAAGTCTATAAGAATGTTGTCGCACTAAAATGTCCTCTACGGGTGGCTGTTTGGGAGTACGGTGGCCGCAAACTGCAAGTGAAGGTCAATTGGACTGCCATTCTTGATAGCCCGAAGGATACTGATTTCTTCCATAGGCAGGCTTGTCTTCCAGCTGGTTGCTCATTTGATTATCGTTGGGGTACTGTCTTTGACTGA